From the Prunus dulcis chromosome 4, ALMONDv2, whole genome shotgun sequence genome, one window contains:
- the LOC117625571 gene encoding uncharacterized protein LOC117625571 codes for MGPMLPRQHLTDLLTVKVADVPMYVFREFVYEFVESYKFGFQFETTVKVSANGWDANFLSSDSCHKPWKGTSSGYPAFLQGCEFVVGGGDRVRFCEDDWCRGGVLKEVFPRLFILSSKQHSSISSVVSSGAYPQNWDFGLRRHLTVWEIDEVTRLLVILNGVRLIPSRRDNRCKLDHSGLYSCHSFRSFIQDNGSAEKFPPYPQIPVILLWQVAIGKVNTSDTLQRHRPFMCLSPLVHSLHMDRESTDHLFIHCSYTLKVWWLLLREVNAAWVIPKGCFQLLSYKIDALGRGKKAKVLWGCLVHAVFGNLWLERNRRIF; via the exons ATGGGACCTATGTTGCCACGTCAACATTTAACGGACTTGTTAACAGTAAAAGTAGCAGATGTACCTATGTACGTTTTTCGTGAGTTTGTGTATGAATTTGTAGAGTCCTACAAGTTTGGGTTCCAATTTGAAACGACTGTCAAA GTGAGTGCTAATGGCTGGGATGCTAATTTTTTATCTAGTGACTCTTGTCACAAACCGTGGAAGGGCACCTCTAGTGGTTATCCTGCATTTCTTCAAGGCTGTGAGTTTGTGGTTGGTGGAGGAGATAGGGTGAGATTTTGTGAGGATGATTGGTGTAGGGGAGGTGTGCTCAAAGAGGTTTTCCCCAGACTCTTCATTCTGTCCAGTAAGCAGCATTCCAGTATTTCTTCTGTTGTGAGTTCCGGGGCGTATCCCCAGAATTGGGATTTCGGACTTAGAAGGCACCTTACTGTGTGGGAGATTGATGAGGTGACTAGGTTACTGGTTATCCTGAATGGCGTTAGATTGATTCCCTCTAGGAGGGACAACAGGTGTAAGTTGGATCACTCTGGGTTATACTCATGCCACTCTTTTCGTTCCTTCATTCAGGATAATGGTTCTGCAGAGAAGTTCCCTCCTTACCCTCAAATTCCAGTAATTCTTCTATGGCAGGTTGCCATTGGAAAAGTAAATACTTCTGACACTTTGCAGAGGCATCGCCCCTTTATGTGCTTATCCCCACTGGTGCACTCTTTGCATATGGACAGGGAAAGCACGGATCATCTGTTCATTCACTGTTCCTACACCTTAAAGGTGTGGTGGTTACTTCTTCGGGAAGTTAATGCTGCTTGGGTTATTCCTAAAGGCTGCTTTCAGCTGTTATCCTACAAGATTGATGCGCTG